One Rosa chinensis cultivar Old Blush chromosome 5, RchiOBHm-V2, whole genome shotgun sequence genomic region harbors:
- the LOC121048807 gene encoding wall-associated receptor kinase 2-like, translated as MALRLSLVAVLLLLLVASTTTTTAAAAQALPGCSDKCGNLTIPYPFGMEEGCYLREEFFINCSNTTQPPTAYLRASNIIVTNISLDEGELQISNNVAEACYNEQGNVTSSKDYSLDLPFPYTISDTKNKFYTVGCDTYSILQGFLGEDEFDTGCISICNGLDIVDQYSCSGAGCCQTNIPRGLKNTTASLYTINGHEDIWEFNPCSYAFIAEQGQFNFSAASVKKQDKNYRLPAVLNWAIGNDTDSCAEAQKRKGFACTANSRCANAPINGSVGTCASAYLVMKETPTIQMVAKILMSARL; from the exons ATGGCGTTGCGACTCTCATTGGTGGCAGTCCTACTCCTGTTATTGGTGGCTAGTACTACTACAACAACAGCAGCTGCTGCTCAAGCCCTGCCTGGTTGCTCAGACAAGTGCGGCAATCTCACAATTCCATACCCATTTGGCATGGAGGAGGGTTGTTACCTGCGAGAAGAATTCTTTATCAATTGTAGCAATACCACCCAACCACCAACAGCATATTTAAGAGCCAGCAATATCATTGTTACTAACATTTCCCTTGATGAAGGTGAGTTGCAAATATCCAACAACGTGGCTGAAGCTTGCTATAACGAGCAGGGCAATGTGACATCCAGCAAGGATTATTCGCTCGACCTGCCCTTTCCTTATACGATATCCGATACCAAAAACAAGTTCTACACTGTTGGTTGTGACACTTATTCAATTTTACAAGGCTTCCTAGGGGAAGATGAGTTCGATACGGGGTGCATTTCCATATGCAACGGGCTTGACATTGTTGATCAATATTCTTGCTCTGGCGCTGGGTGTTGCCAGACCAACATCCCCAGAGGGTTGAAAAATACGACGGCTTCGTTGTATACCATCAACGGTCATGAGGATATATGGGAATTTAACCCCTGCAGCTACGCCTTTATTGCAGAGCAAGGACAGTTCAATTTCTCTGCTGCAAGTGTAAAGAAACAGGACAAAAACTACCGGCTTCCAGCGGTTCTTAATTGGGCTATTGGGAATGACACAGACTCCTGTGCTGAAGCTCAAAAGAGGAAGGGTTTTGCTTGCACGGCTAATAGCAGGTGCGCCAACGCGCCTATCAATGGGTCTGTAGGTACTTGTGCCAGTGCTTATCTGGTTATGAAGGAAACCCCTACCATCCAAATGGTTGCCAAG ATATTGATGAGTGCACGGCTTTAA
- the LOC112164998 gene encoding wall-associated receptor kinase 3, with the protein MYWGLKKRKFIKLKEKYFTENGGLLLKQKLTSQGGSVETTKLFTAEELEKATNNYHESRILGEGGYGTVYRGILPDNQVVAIKKSKVGAPTQTDQFVNEVIVLSQVNHRNVVRLLGCCLETEVPLLVYEFITQGTLFEHIHKKKGKGSSLSWELRLKIASETAGALAYLHSSTSTPIIHRDVKTMNILLDDNYTAKVSDFGASRFIPIDQTQLATMVQGTFGYLDPGYFHSNQLTEKSDVYSFGVVLAELLTSKVAFSFARAEAERCLAHFFVCSVEDGHLNQILYDGIIKEGDIDQRVIENVAHLARRCLRVKGEERPTMREVAMELEGMIMTKHPRGSADHYFPEETTHLLGSPNTSKDYVVNFDGDGGPG; encoded by the coding sequence ATGTATTGGGGACTGAAGAAAAGGAAGTTCATAAAACTCAAAGAGAAGTACTTTACAGAAAATGGTGGTTTATTGTTAAAACAAAAACTCACTAGTCAAGGAGGATCTGTTGAGACAACCAAACTATTTACTGCAGAAGAACTTGAGAAGGCCACAAACAATTACCATGAAAGTAGAATCCTTGGTGAAGGAGGGTATGGAACAGTTTACAGAGGCATATTACCAGATAACCAAGTGGTTGCAATAAAAAAGTCCAAAGTTGGTGCCCCGACTCAAACTGATCAGTTTGTTAATGAGGTGATTGTTCTTTCTCAAGTCAACCATAGAAATGTAGTAAGGCTATTAGGTTGTTGTTTAGAGACAGAAGTCCCTTTACTAGTATACGAGTTCATCACCCAGGGCACTCTCTTTGAGCACATTCACAAGAAAAAGGGTAAAGGGTCATCACTTTCATGGGAACTCCGATTGAAGATAGCATCAGAAACTGCAGGAGCACTAGCATACTTGCACTCCTCCACTTCCACACCAATCATACACCGAGATGTGAAAACAATGAATATACTATTAGATGACAATTACACAGCCAAAGTGTCAGATTTTGGAGCTTCACGTTTCATTCCTATTGATCAAACTCAACTAGCAACAATGGTGCAAGGCACATTTGGATACTTGGACCCTGGATACTTCCATTCAAATCAACTAACAGAAAAGAGTGACGTCTATAGCTTTGGAGTGGTTCTAGCAGAGCTACTCACAAGTAAAGTGGCATTTTCTTTTGCAAGGGCTGAGGCAGAGAGATGCCTTGCACACTTTTTTGTTTGTTCGGTGGAAGATGGTCACTTGAACCAAATTCTATATGATGGCATTATTAAGGAAGGAGATATTGACCAGAGAGTAATAGAAAATGTGGCCCATCTTGCAAGAAGATGTTTGAGGGTAAAAGGGGAGGAAAGGCCTACCATGAGAGAAGTAGCCATGGAGCTAGAAGGAATGATTATGACAAAGCATCCACGGGGTTCTGCAGATCATTACTTCCCAGAAGAGACTACGCACTTGCTCGGATCACCTAATACTTCCAAGGATTATGTTGTGAATTTTGACGGTGATGGTGGTCCTGGT